In the Leptospira sp. WS4.C2 genome, one interval contains:
- a CDS encoding DoxX family protein — protein MFDTLFSTSGDIIPLILRITAFVVIFPHGAQKLLGWFGGYGFKGTYGFFTGTMKFPGILAVLIILGESFGSALILVGFLTKFAAASIAIIMIGAALLAHRQNGFFINWNGNQKGEGYEFHILATGLLIALVVGGAGVYSVDFNLIGKF, from the coding sequence ATGTTCGATACTCTATTTTCTACATCAGGGGATATTATCCCTCTTATCTTACGCATCACAGCCTTTGTTGTGATTTTCCCACACGGTGCCCAAAAACTACTCGGTTGGTTTGGTGGATACGGATTCAAAGGGACTTACGGATTTTTTACGGGAACTATGAAGTTTCCAGGAATCCTTGCGGTTCTTATCATTCTCGGCGAATCTTTTGGATCGGCCCTCATTCTTGTAGGTTTCTTAACTAAGTTTGCTGCGGCTTCTATTGCCATCATTATGATTGGAGCTGCCCTCTTAGCTCACAGACAAAATGGTTTTTTTATCAATTGGAATGGAAACCAAAAAGGGGAAGGTTATGAATTTCATATCCTTGCGACAGGCCTACTCATCGCCCTAGTGGTTGGTGGAGCTGGTGTGTATTCGGTTGATTTTAATTTGATCGGAAAATTCTAA
- a CDS encoding M23 family metallopeptidase — MAETYVTTAYERLQIAHLRWRKRLQKWISRSREKVSFVLIPNDEKALAQIEISVGMLGFLFGLSLSLVLLSFGLLFYFSFLFDRDLSLEKKTETQLVSFLFYDLLSQDLRDSVEELESTAESLNLLAWEEIPEKEMITQDYLLKEEFRKDASELDSNLLLFQQVVTTYTQFGVRLGNLVPNFQNAIDYLSMRESIFYSMPRGRPLKPGVGVVTSTFGYRSDPFGILPVGEYHSGIDFAAGEGTPIYATGPGIIAVDTAVGGLGKSVRINHENGFFTLYGHCSLILVNPGDRVKRGDKIALVGQTGKATGAHVHYEVRIGLDAPLDPEEYINLD; from the coding sequence TTGGCAGAAACTTACGTCACAACCGCCTACGAAAGGCTCCAAATTGCACACTTACGTTGGCGAAAGCGCCTCCAAAAGTGGATTTCCCGCAGTCGGGAGAAAGTGAGCTTTGTCCTCATCCCGAATGATGAAAAAGCTTTAGCACAAATTGAGATCTCTGTCGGGATGCTTGGGTTTTTATTCGGCCTTTCCCTCTCTCTTGTTCTACTTTCCTTCGGCCTTCTTTTTTATTTTTCCTTTCTATTTGACCGAGATCTCTCTTTGGAGAAAAAAACGGAAACCCAACTGGTCTCCTTTTTATTCTATGATCTTCTATCCCAAGACCTAAGAGATTCCGTAGAAGAACTAGAGTCCACAGCAGAGTCTTTGAATCTCCTTGCTTGGGAAGAAATTCCAGAAAAGGAAATGATCACCCAAGATTATTTATTAAAAGAAGAATTCCGCAAAGATGCAAGCGAACTCGATTCCAATTTATTATTATTCCAACAAGTAGTTACCACCTACACACAGTTTGGTGTAAGGTTAGGGAATCTCGTTCCCAATTTTCAAAATGCTATCGATTATCTTTCCATGAGAGAAAGTATTTTTTATTCTATGCCTAGGGGTCGTCCCCTAAAACCAGGAGTGGGTGTTGTGACATCCACATTCGGGTATCGTAGTGATCCGTTTGGAATTTTACCGGTGGGTGAGTATCATTCAGGAATTGACTTCGCTGCGGGAGAAGGAACACCGATTTATGCCACAGGTCCCGGAATCATTGCTGTCGATACCGCTGTCGGAGGTCTTGGAAAATCAGTTCGGATCAATCATGAAAATGGATTTTTTACTCTCTATGGCCACTGTTCCTTGATTTTAGTGAATCCGGGTGACCGCGTCAAACGGGGAGATAAAATTGCCCTTGTGGGACAAACGGGAAAGGCAACGGGAGCTCACGTTCACTATGAAGTGAGAATTGGTCTGGATGCACCACTCGATCCAGAAGAATACATTAACTTAGATTAA